Part of the Gigantopelta aegis isolate Gae_Host chromosome 15, Gae_host_genome, whole genome shotgun sequence genome is shown below.
GTTCGTTTTGAGATCCGGATCCCGCTGTCCCTGACCTCGGACGAGTGGATCCGGACTCTGGAGCAGATCCTCCTGCTGGTGTTGATCCTGGGTCGCTGGTTTCTCCCCAAGGGCAAACTGACGCACGACCAGCTCTCCCAGCTCCTGCTCGTCTACATCGGAACCGCCGCCGACATCATCGAGTTCTTCGAGGCCTTCAAGGAGGATCAGGTCAGTCTGGTGGCTAAAGGTATCGGGTcgaaggctgataggtactggggtCGAATCCTGGTACTAGCGCCCTCCCACAATGAAATTTAACGGGTCAATCCGGATATTGTAAAACCAATACAATTTTGAACCATTTTCTCGCTCTGAGCCACATTCGGGGACAGACGTGGTGTTTAACACGTAGTTGGATATAAAAGCAAGAAAATCAGGTTGcagttaatgaatgaatgaatgaatgaatgaatacatgcaTGAATtctcgaatgaatgaatgaatgaatgaataaaatagactaaactgTTGACAGGTGGCAAAAGATTATTAAAGGAGAATACTAGGGGAGGTAACCATGTCCGTCCCTAGCCGTGGGTGGGGAGGAGAGAGGTAACATTGTGCCTTCAAAATCTAATATTGTTGATGAGCTGGGTCTCAGTGACCGGTTGACTTGAGTTTCTGATATTTCTATATCACGAGATTGTCTTGGTGTAGGTAGTTTCTGAATGGCAAAATTTTTCTAATAAAAGATTGCGACCATTTACAACTAAAATCATTAAGAGAGTTTACGAGAGTTTAAAAGTTGAGAGGGTGCGGTATTTAAGGATTGAGGTGGTGGTTTTGAGCTTTCACTGTTTTCAAGAGTATATGTGATCTTGTGGGCATGCCATAACTCGGAAATGAAAGGAGTATATGTTTCAGGGCACTTAAGCATACTGGATTTTGTGTccaacatgttttgtttgttttatgttctgttgttttgggggttttattaaaaaaaattttttttatatatatgtttttaattctttCTCAGAACACGATCGACAAAATCAGATATACAGGGATATATTTACAAATCTTGAtgatttaacatgatttaaaacaaaattacagtaGTCATAGTGgtgttatttctttctttctcttttccaTATCAAAAGGTGCAGATTGTGTTGTCCTGTTTGAGAAAAATTGCATAAGATCCTTTTCCTTGGACAAAAAGTAATGTGGCAGCTTTCCACTGAAGACTacattaccaaacgtttgacatccaattctataattaattaatcaatgatatCTAGTGGTgccgataaacaaaacaaacttgaacattGTTCCTCTTCTTTTTCCAGGTGAAATATAACCGGATCCTTTGTATCACCATCCTGGGAATCTGGTCTCTGAGCCTCATCCAGTTCTCTCTGGTCCTCACCGCCTCCAGGGCACGCAGAGATCAGTCCGGCCTCGTTATGAAGCGCGAGTCGCCGGACTCGGAGACGATTGGCTGCTGCTCTCCTGACGTGTACGGAATAATCATCAGCATCCTTATGCAAGACCTTCCTTTCCTCGTTCTGCGCATGCTCCTGATATTCAGGTACAGCGTACTGAGCTACACAAACATGTTCTTCACTTCCAAGAACACCATCGTGATTATCCTGCTAATATACAGACTCATTGTGGTTCAGATCGAGAAACGGAACGCAAAAATGAAAGACAAGTACGGATCCGCTTTCGATGACTACAAAAACCGCGGGAAGAGGATAATGGATTCCTTGTCATTAGCCGAGAGCGCATCTTCCGGAACCGGAAGTTCCCATTACGGAAGCAGAGCAAAACTAATACACAGTGTAAGTTGTCACAGCAACGGATTCTTGGAAAGCCAGAACGTGAGAAGGACAATTACTGATTCTGATAAGCAGAGACTTGCACGGACACTAACGATGGAGAATATTGACACGACAATATGTTAGCGTGTTTTTACCGTGTTCTAGTGGACATTTGATCACTGGAGTGCATGGACAATAACGTTGGAGAATACTGACACGACAATATGTTAATGTGTTGTTACCGTGTTCCAGTGAACATTTGATCACTGGAGTGTCTAGTATCATATTACTGGGGTGGAGTATTACAACCAGGACATGGTCATTTTGGTGAACCGGAGCTCGTGGAGTGAAATTGTAAAGGGATGAGGAGGGGGCACTGTTAGTGTGACGACCCTGGATATGTAAATTTGATTGCCATGGGGGTCCCGGGACATGCAACCCCGAGAAAATTTGGTATTTTGGATGTTCAAATATGGTATTTCCAGCTTTCTGAACACAATACCATGGTAAACCCGCGGCCGTTGTGTACTAAAGCTTGAAAACAGCCAAATCTTAACTAAAAATGACACTTTTTATAATGTTCTTCGATGCCACCCTCCCCTAGAAATCCATCTAGTTCCGACCTTCttgctttgtttttttactGTCTTGGAAAAAGATTCTTGATTGGTTGGTAGCAACAGCAATAAGGACACTCGTGTAAGTTGAGACAAACTTCAAAACACTTATATCAAAGTTTGGTTTTAACTGTATTTATGATGTTGGTATCTACCATTGGTTTCAGTCGGAAATCTTCGCTTCCTTtcggacaaaacaaaatatggacGAGTGTGCTGGACATGATAGAAACACGTCGAATTGTTCTGGACTTCCAGACAATGTGTAAATGTTAATCAAATtgtacaagtatatatttattttgttggtgtGGATTATGGTATTTTATGAATGAAAATCTTCATTTATCTAATTATTTCGTGAGccattatgtatttaaatatgcatACAAGCTTAAatgctgaatttacaaagcccgtTTTAGTCTTACACATatgcaactacatacattaacAAGGCTTAAACTCCTGTGTTTtagaagaggaaaaaaaaaacaggcttgGTAAAATCGGCCTGTCGTTGTAAGTATTATGTTTGTGTACTAGATAGTGGAGCAGGCCTCCCTATCATGTAAATTATTAAAGTATAACTCACTCTtacgttttgtttaaaaaaaaaaaaataataatgtttgttcCAAAATGCTTTACCACATACTGTTATCTTGTGTGCCATGTCTcatttttttcccctttctGTATGTTTTCTCCATGGCTGTGTCTCTGTGGTTGTCTCTCGCTATGTCTGTCTATTTCTCTGTTGGTttgcttgtctgtctgtctgtctgtctgtctgtctgcttcCTTCTcatacaatttttgtttaatgtaaataacCATACCATGTGCGTACATTTGACTCTGTTACagcagatatatattttgtgctaaagggtcgttaaacattcattcatccatctctctctctctctctctctctctctctctctcccctctgtTTCTCAcgttcctctctctctctcctgtatCTTCCtcatctgtctctctccccctctgtCTCCCCCTTCTAGTCTTTCTCTCTCCTATCTCTTATTTCTCTCCCCTCCTGctttctctccccctctctctccctatcaTCTGTCTATCCTCCATCtgtttctcctctctctctctctctctctctctctctctctctctctctctctctctctctctctctctctctctctctctctctctctctctctctctctctcagtaatATACAAAATTAACCTGTCTTATCAAATATCACGAGGCACGTTGCAAACTCGTTTCTCTGGTCACCCGGTTCTGTGGTCTATTTAGCAGTGGACTTTGTACCGCCTTTCACAAATAACAATGTCTCGGATCGTCTGCTCGACAAAACTACATTTACAGTCATTCTATTCATTTATCTAATCGGCATGACGGGAACAATGGGCGGCATCTGAGCTGTGATTTGTAGACACATTGTGTCAAAACATCAATCATTCCAAATCGTAATATTTTATGGCAAGTGTGATGAGAAGAATAACGATTACTCGCCCTTCTACACCTTGTATGTGAACCCACCTGGAACATTTTCAACTTaacttttgtgtttatattcaataaaaggTCAAAGCATGCTGCATATACCTGGGGTATATGAGCTCGGGTTTTTTCTTCAGGAAAATGGGTTAATGTTTAGTTGTTAGatacagatacaacaaataagAACAAAAAAGTGGACCGGCCGTACCGTCTGCGCCGCCCATGTTGGCTCTCGTGGTTACGCCAATGTGCACATCTCCATTGAGGCAGGTTTCTGGGACAGCCCTTAGCCATCGACTTACAGCACACGTGACGTCTTAAGTGTGTGACTTTATGGGaagttgtatattataatagtcTATTCACTTTACTTAGTGGTGACTGTCGCTCCGCTGATGGGACGACACGACCTGGCTAGAACACTCGATATTTCCTTAACCAGACGCTAAATACTCACAACAATGACAAGTACGCTTTCTTGTGTTACAATTGGAATCTTCCTGTTCCATTGTATTCGCGTGACCGGTGCACGTCAGTGTTCCGCCAGCTACAGAGCATCGGTGTATGAACACGTAGTTCGCCTACCATTGGAGAGTTTGTTTACGACGGTTTCTAGAAAACGTGCTCTACTTAACATGATGAAGAACCTCAAGGTTTACAAGAAACAGGCGGCTCTTGCTGCTGCTAAGGTGAGAGATGATCTAGAGGGAGAACACTGATGTGACTAAGATGAGGGTgggatattttttgtttgttttaaatacaatacTTGAAATTGATAAAATAGTATCTCTCTCTAAAAAACGAATATGTTATCGACATTTCTTCATTGTAA
Proteins encoded:
- the LOC121390443 gene encoding transmembrane protein 26-like produces the protein MSCMSIFRAITARLLFSIHGIITIWRLYLVTKDTRYWYLACVLGFLLIEMTVTLGKKGGKEWKWFCPSLMIYLMCVVPAIWFLELHEMDRRIREKEKTTTNNTEVTYNDSIEQLSANLGSVLGVRFEIRIPLSLTSDEWIRTLEQILLLVLILGRWFLPKGKLTHDQLSQLLLVYIGTAADIIEFFEAFKEDQVKYNRILCITILGIWSLSLIQFSLVLTASRARRDQSGLVMKRESPDSETIGCCSPDVYGIIISILMQDLPFLVLRMLLIFRYSVLSYTNMFFTSKNTIVIILLIYRLIVVQIEKRNAKMKDKYGSAFDDYKNRGKRIMDSLSLAESASSGTGSSHYGSRAKLIHSVSCHSNGFLESQNVRRTITDSDKQRLARTLTMENIDTTIC